In Microtus ochrogaster isolate Prairie Vole_2 chromosome 4, MicOch1.0, whole genome shotgun sequence, one genomic interval encodes:
- the Morn5 gene encoding MORN repeat-containing protein 5: MQYTGSKYIGSYINGRMEGNAEYILPTETRYVGDMKDGMFHGEGTLFFPSGSRFDATWEKGLVVKGKYTFADGLQYEDRHWHYCDSYDRRFHTEICYGLKPSGISQLTNMDPPRKIPIGCYDCGDGFYNPRTRVIKDYRNRFLRNADDDEHEWIVRTCRKGWAEKPAQKPKL, from the exons ATGCAGTACACCGGGAGCAAATATATCGGGTCATACATAAACGGGAG GATGGAGGGCAATGCAGAGTACATCCTCCCTACTGAGACAAGATATGTTGGGGACATGAAGGATGGCATGTTCCATGGAGAAGGAACCCTGTTCTTTCCCAGTGGGAGCCGATTCGACGCCACCTGGGAGAAAGGATTGGTGGTGAAG GGCAAGTACACCTTTGCTGATGGGCTGCAGTATGAGGACAGACATTGGCACTACTGCGACAGTTATGACCGGAGATTCCACACCGAGATCTGCTATGGCCTGAAGCCCTCAG GTATCTCTCAGCTCACCAACATGGACCCACCTAGAAAAATCCCCATTGGCTGCTATGACTGTGGCGATGGCTTCTACAACCCCAGGACCAGAGTCATCAAGGATTACCGTAACCGCTTTCTGAGAAATGCAG ATGATGATGAACATGAGTGGATCGTCAGGACCTGCCGCAAGGGCTGGGCAGAGAAGCCCGCACAGAAACCCAAGCTGTGA